A window of Staphylococcus sp. 17KM0847 contains these coding sequences:
- a CDS encoding Lmo0850 family protein, with product MAKPNDKFYSVVKMLSSIGVKVKKTKSRLDIMRSLPNTTTPPEKLK from the coding sequence ATGGCAAAACCAAATGATAAGTTTTACAGTGTGGTGAAGATGTTATCATCAATTGGGGTTAAAGTTAAAAAGACAAAATCGCGATTGGATATCATGAGATCACTGCCCAATACGACCACTCCTCCTGAAAAACTGAAGTAA
- a CDS encoding DEAD/DEAH box helicase, whose protein sequence is MQKFTELGVSERTAETLESMGFTEPTPIQKDSIPYALQNIDILGQAQTGTGKTGAFGIPLIEKVIGKQGVHALILAPTRELAMQVAEQLREFSRGQKVQVVTVFGGMPIDRQIKSLKRGPQIVVGTPGRVIDHLNRRTLKTQDIETLILDEADEMMNMGFIDDMRYIMDKLPSDNRQTMLFSATMPKAIQELVQNFMKSPKIIKTMNNEISDPQIDEFYTIVKELEKFDTFTNFLDVHQPELAIVFGRTKRRVDELTSALLSKGYKAEGLHGDITQAKRLEVLKKFKNDQIDILVATDVAARGLDISGVSHVYNFDIPQDTESYTHRIGRTGRAGKHGIAVTFVNPIEMDYIRQIEQTNRRQMRALRPPHRKEVLQAREDEIKNKVENWMSVDKEPRVEHIAKQLLETYDAADLVTSLLQELVESNDDVEVQLTFEKPLARKNRGHKGGNRKGSNHKRHSKNNRKQNFNKKGNFKNKREGKVKKGRTFADHQK, encoded by the coding sequence TTGCAAAAATTTACAGAATTAGGTGTTTCAGAACGTACAGCTGAAACCCTTGAGTCAATGGGATTCACAGAACCAACCCCTATTCAAAAAGATAGTATCCCATATGCACTCCAAAATATTGATATATTGGGACAGGCGCAAACAGGGACAGGGAAAACAGGCGCATTTGGTATCCCATTAATTGAAAAAGTCATCGGTAAACAAGGTGTACATGCGTTGATTTTAGCACCGACACGTGAACTCGCAATGCAAGTGGCAGAGCAGTTACGTGAATTTAGCCGTGGTCAAAAAGTACAAGTTGTAACTGTTTTTGGTGGTATGCCTATTGATCGTCAAATTAAATCATTAAAACGTGGACCGCAGATTGTTGTTGGAACACCGGGACGTGTTATCGATCATTTAAATCGCCGTACGTTAAAAACACAAGATATTGAAACCTTAATATTAGATGAAGCAGATGAAATGATGAATATGGGCTTTATTGACGACATGCGTTATATTATGGATAAATTACCATCTGATAATCGTCAAACAATGTTATTTTCAGCAACGATGCCTAAAGCAATTCAAGAACTTGTACAAAACTTTATGAAGTCACCAAAGATTATTAAGACGATGAACAACGAAATTTCAGACCCGCAAATTGATGAATTTTATACCATTGTTAAAGAGTTAGAGAAGTTTGATACCTTTACTAATTTCTTGGATGTACATCAACCAGAGCTTGCAATTGTATTTGGACGTACGAAACGCCGTGTAGATGAATTAACAAGTGCATTGTTATCGAAAGGATATAAAGCTGAAGGGCTTCATGGTGATATCACACAAGCGAAGCGTTTAGAAGTATTGAAAAAATTCAAGAATGATCAGATTGATATTTTAGTAGCAACGGATGTTGCAGCACGCGGCTTAGATATTTCAGGTGTAAGTCATGTATATAATTTTGATATTCCGCAAGATACTGAAAGCTATACACATCGTATTGGTCGTACGGGGCGTGCAGGTAAGCATGGTATTGCTGTAACGTTTGTTAATCCAATTGAGATGGACTATATTCGTCAAATTGAACAAACGAACCGTCGTCAAATGCGTGCATTACGTCCACCACACCGCAAAGAAGTTTTACAAGCACGTGAAGACGAGATTAAAAACAAAGTTGAAAATTGGATGTCAGTTGATAAAGAACCGCGTGTTGAACATATAGCTAAGCAATTGCTTGAAACATATGATGCAGCTGATCTTGTGACATCATTATTGCAAGAACTTGTAGAGTCGAATGATGACGTGGAAGTACAACTGACTTTTGAAAAACCATTGGCACGTAAAAATCGTGGTCATAAAGGTGGTAATCGTAAAGGCTCAAATCATAAACGTCATAGTAAAAATAATCGCAAACAAAACTTTAATAAAAAAGGAAATTTCAAAAATAAACGTGAAGGCAAAGTGAAAAAAGGGCGTACATTTGCAGATCATCAAAAATAA
- a CDS encoding PH domain-containing protein, translated as MMKGVLERSPETAKHYYRRYYGLVWIAITLPLILAITLIFKYVGWSSYLYILIAVIILLCIYCLLKPYFNYRYHRYRLTENVLEVQARFWFRKYEALKIERLQYVQWKNGPLMRRHKLQRLTLVTAGHEVVLPLLHKTDVVRIEQYCLSYLKEEDSDV; from the coding sequence ATGATGAAAGGCGTACTCGAAAGAAGTCCAGAAACGGCTAAGCATTATTATAGGCGTTATTACGGTCTTGTATGGATAGCCATTACGCTACCGCTTATTTTAGCAATTACCCTCATATTTAAGTATGTAGGTTGGTCTTCATATTTATACATATTGATTGCGGTCATTATTCTTTTATGTATTTATTGTCTATTGAAACCCTATTTCAACTATCGTTATCATCGTTATCGCTTAACAGAAAATGTGTTAGAAGTACAAGCGCGTTTTTGGTTTCGCAAATACGAAGCTTTAAAAATAGAACGTTTACAATATGTACAATGGAAAAATGGTCCGTTAATGCGACGTCATAAATTGCAACGATTGACGCTTGTTACTGCAGGGCATGAAGTCGTATTACCGCTATTACATAAAACAGATGTTGTACGGATTGAACAATATTGTCTATCCTATTTAAAGGAGGAGGACAGCGATGTATAA
- the murF gene encoding UDP-N-acetylmuramoyl-tripeptide--D-alanyl-D-alanine ligase codes for MINISLKQLTDWISCEVETRFLDVMIQGVTIDSRHIEAGQLFIPFKGENVDGHRFSAQALQDGAAATFFQKDSDIEPPKDKPIIWVEDTLIALQELAKAYIRYIDPTVIAVTGSNGKTTTKDMLENTLSANYNVKKTQGNYNNEIGMPLTILQLSPETQISILEMGMSGFGEIELLSRIAQPDFAVITNIGESHMQDLGSREGIARAKFEIVSGLKKDGVLLYDGDEPLLTALVDTLDTRNTISIGTGLQNDMHCEIHAHDATGITFSLNHNGTTQRYHIPVIGTHNMRNAAIAICIAEKLGVCQQVIQQQLDQLALTEMRMQQFIAQNGATVINDAYNASPTSMRAAIDTMTQMVGRKILVFGDVLELGPQSEQLHANVGAYLENKQINMLFTYGEASYALYEEGKNHVDEAQHFVSKTELIQKLTALFQPDDIVLVKGSRGMKLEAVVEALVK; via the coding sequence ATGATAAATATTAGTTTAAAGCAATTGACAGACTGGATTTCGTGTGAAGTAGAAACACGTTTTTTAGATGTGATGATTCAAGGTGTTACAATTGATTCGCGTCATATCGAAGCAGGGCAACTTTTTATCCCTTTTAAAGGAGAAAACGTAGACGGTCATCGCTTTAGCGCACAGGCATTACAAGATGGTGCCGCTGCAACCTTCTTTCAAAAAGACAGTGATATTGAACCGCCAAAAGATAAACCGATCATCTGGGTAGAAGATACATTGATTGCATTACAGGAACTTGCAAAAGCGTATATCAGATATATAGATCCAACAGTTATCGCGGTGACAGGTTCTAATGGTAAAACAACAACGAAAGATATGTTAGAGAATACACTTTCAGCGAACTACAATGTCAAAAAAACACAAGGAAATTATAATAATGAGATAGGTATGCCACTCACTATTTTGCAGTTATCTCCCGAAACACAAATTTCTATTTTAGAGATGGGGATGTCGGGATTTGGTGAAATTGAATTGTTATCTCGTATTGCGCAACCGGATTTTGCTGTTATTACAAATATCGGTGAATCACATATGCAAGATTTAGGTTCTCGAGAAGGGATTGCACGTGCAAAATTTGAAATTGTATCCGGATTAAAAAAAGACGGTGTGCTGTTATATGATGGAGATGAACCTTTATTAACTGCACTTGTTGATACATTGGATACACGCAACACGATAAGTATTGGAACAGGTTTACAAAATGATATGCATTGTGAGATACACGCTCATGATGCAACTGGCATTACATTTTCTCTCAACCATAATGGAACGACACAGCGCTATCATATTCCTGTAATAGGTACACACAATATGAGAAATGCAGCTATTGCAATTTGTATTGCTGAAAAGTTAGGTGTCTGTCAACAAGTCATTCAACAACAACTTGATCAGTTAGCACTCACAGAAATGCGTATGCAACAATTTATCGCTCAAAATGGGGCAACAGTTATTAACGATGCTTACAATGCAAGCCCTACAAGTATGAGAGCAGCCATTGATACGATGACACAAATGGTGGGAAGAAAGATACTTGTATTCGGTGATGTTTTAGAGTTAGGTCCACAATCTGAACAGCTACATGCAAACGTAGGGGCATACTTAGAAAATAAACAGATTAATATGCTCTTTACATATGGAGAAGCTTCTTACGCATTATATGAAGAAGGTAAAAATCATGTGGACGAAGCACAACATTTTGTCTCTAAAACTGAACTTATTCAGAAGTTAACAGCATTATTTCAACCTGATGATATCGTATTAGTTAAGGGATCACGTGGCATGAAGTTAGAAGCAGTAGTAGAAGCACTTGTAAAATAG
- a CDS encoding FtsW/RodA/SpoVE family cell cycle protein, whose protein sequence is MASSRQHTQKSFFKRLDWTLISLVTLLCIISVITIHSAMGGGQYSMDFGVRQIFYYILGAIIAFIIMLLSPKKIRKYVNGVYLFFVLLLFGLIILPESSFTPIINGAKSWYRIGPISIQPSEFMKIVLILAVSKVVAQHNRFVFNKSLETDFMLLVKIFAVTIVPMGLILLQNDLGTTLVFMAIIAGIVIVSGVSWKILAPLFGTIIVLGSGLILSIIYKPSLIENISGIKTYQLGRINSWLDPYTYSSGDGFHLTESMKAIGSGQLVGKGLNNGEVYIPENHTDFIFSVIGEEFGFVGAVIVLVIFLLLLLHLIRLAVISEDLFNKSFIIGYTSLLLFHIVQNIGMTIQLLPITGIPLPFISYGGSSLWSLMAGLGVILSIHYYTPKKYNTHSLQSRISK, encoded by the coding sequence ATGGCTTCTTCTCGTCAACACACACAAAAGTCTTTTTTTAAACGCTTGGATTGGACATTAATCAGCTTAGTCACCCTTCTATGCATCATCAGTGTGATTACCATTCATTCTGCAATGGGCGGCGGGCAGTATAGCATGGACTTTGGTGTACGTCAGATTTTTTATTACATTTTAGGTGCGATCATTGCTTTTATTATTATGTTGCTTTCACCCAAAAAAATACGTAAATATGTTAATGGCGTTTACTTATTCTTTGTCCTACTGCTTTTCGGACTGATTATCTTACCTGAGTCTAGCTTTACGCCCATTATTAATGGTGCAAAAAGCTGGTATCGCATTGGTCCAATCAGTATTCAACCCTCTGAATTCATGAAAATTGTTCTCATACTCGCAGTATCAAAAGTTGTTGCACAGCATAACCGTTTTGTATTTAATAAATCTCTCGAAACAGATTTTATGCTTTTAGTCAAAATTTTCGCAGTTACAATTGTACCGATGGGTTTGATCTTATTACAAAATGACTTAGGGACAACACTTGTTTTTATGGCAATTATTGCTGGCATCGTCATTGTAAGTGGTGTGTCTTGGAAAATTTTAGCCCCCTTATTCGGTACGATCATTGTGTTAGGCAGCGGGCTAATTTTATCTATTATTTACAAACCAAGCTTAATTGAAAACATCTCTGGTATTAAAACTTATCAGTTAGGTCGTATTAACTCTTGGCTTGACCCTTACACGTATAGTTCCGGTGATGGCTTTCATTTAACAGAATCAATGAAAGCGATCGGTTCCGGTCAATTAGTTGGTAAAGGTCTGAACAATGGTGAAGTTTATATCCCTGAAAACCATACTGACTTTATCTTTTCTGTGATTGGTGAAGAGTTTGGTTTCGTTGGTGCAGTCATTGTATTAGTGATATTTTTATTGCTCTTGTTACATTTGATTCGACTGGCTGTTATATCTGAGGACTTGTTCAATAAGTCATTCATTATCGGTTATACAAGTTTATTACTTTTCCATATCGTTCAAAATATCGGTATGACTATTCAACTCCTCCCTATCACAGGTATCCCTCTTCCATTTATTAGCTACGGTGGGAGTTCGTTATGGAGCTTGATGGCAGGACTCGGTGTCATTCTAAGTATTCATTACTATACACCTAAAAAATACAATACACATTCATTGCAATCACGTATATCCAAATAA
- a CDS encoding D-alanine--D-alanine ligase has translation MSKEALCIIYGGKSAEHDVSILTAQNVLNAIDKAQYHIDIIYITNDGQWKKQEHITEEITNIETLRLKDVEAGHISTLLTKSSQGGSYDAVFPLLHGPNGEDGTIQGLFEVLDIPYVGNGVLAAASSMDKLVMKQLFAHRGLPQLPYVSFLRSEYEKYQHNILKLVQDKLEFPVFVKPANLGSSVGISKCEDEAALIRGIEEAFQFDRKLVIEQGVTAREVEVAVLGNDYPETTWPGEVIKDVAFYDYKSKYKDGKVKLSIPAELDEEVQMTLRNMAIEAFKATDCAGLLRADFFVTEDQQIFINETNAMPGFTAYSMYPKLWENMGVSYSELITKLIELAKERHAEKQLNKYRIDD, from the coding sequence ATGTCGAAAGAAGCTTTATGTATCATATATGGTGGGAAAAGTGCCGAACATGACGTTTCGATTTTAACAGCGCAAAATGTATTAAATGCAATTGATAAAGCACAATATCATATTGATATTATTTATATTACAAACGATGGTCAATGGAAAAAACAAGAGCATATTACTGAAGAAATCACAAATATCGAAACGTTGAGATTAAAAGATGTTGAAGCGGGACATATTTCAACATTGTTAACAAAGAGTAGCCAAGGTGGCAGTTATGATGCGGTCTTCCCGTTATTACACGGCCCAAATGGTGAAGATGGGACGATTCAAGGATTATTCGAAGTGCTTGATATTCCTTACGTGGGAAATGGTGTGTTAGCTGCAGCAAGTTCTATGGATAAGTTGGTAATGAAACAACTTTTTGCACATAGAGGGTTACCACAGTTACCTTATGTTAGCTTTTTACGCAGTGAATATGAAAAATATCAGCACAATATTTTAAAACTTGTTCAAGATAAGTTAGAGTTTCCTGTATTTGTTAAGCCTGCCAATTTAGGTTCAAGTGTAGGAATCAGTAAATGTGAAGATGAAGCAGCACTCATTCGTGGTATTGAAGAGGCTTTTCAATTTGATCGTAAACTTGTAATTGAACAAGGAGTCACTGCACGTGAAGTTGAGGTGGCTGTACTTGGCAACGACTACCCTGAGACAACATGGCCCGGAGAAGTGATTAAAGATGTTGCGTTTTATGACTATAAATCAAAATATAAAGATGGCAAAGTTAAGTTGAGTATTCCGGCAGAGTTGGATGAAGAAGTACAAATGACATTACGCAATATGGCGATCGAAGCATTTAAGGCAACGGATTGTGCAGGTTTATTACGAGCGGACTTTTTTGTTACGGAAGATCAACAGATTTTTATTAATGAAACGAATGCGATGCCGGGCTTTACAGCGTACAGCATGTATCCGAAATTATGGGAAAATATGGGGGTATCTTATTCAGAGTTGATTACAAAATTAATTGAATTGGCAAAAGAACGTCATGCAGAAAAACAACTGAATAAATACCGCATCGATGACTGA